In the bacterium genome, CGGCGAGATGAGCTTTTGGGCGGGTCGGCGACTTATTTCTCGATAGCCGCGTCGAAGTTCACTGACGTCAATCTTGTGGGCGTCGTAGGTGCGGACTTCGGCCAAGAGCAGATAGATTTCCTTGGAAGATACAGCGACGTTTCTGGCCTCGTCGTGGCGCCGGGCGAGACGTTCCGGTGGGCGGGTCGGTATTCGGACGACATGAACGATCGAGAGACGCTCGCAACGCACCTCAATGTCTTCGCTGATTTCTCGCCGCAGGTCCCCGACAAGTATCGGGCGTGCGAGACAGTTTTTCTTGCAAACATCGATCCCGATCTTCAAGTGGAGGTTCTGGCCTCGTTGGGGCCTGGCGAGCGGTTGGTTGGCCTGGACACGATGAATCTCTGGATCGATATGAAGAGGGACTCGCTCATAAGTGCTCTGAGGCAGGTGGATATTTTGACTATAAACGAGGATGAGCTGCGCCAGCTGCTGAACGAGGGGAACGTCTGGGCGGCGGGACCTGAGTGCCTCGAGCTGGGGCCGGCAGTTGTCGTCTGCAAGCGGGGCGAGTATGGTTCGATCCTGTTCACAAAGAATGGCGCGTTCGTGCTGCCGGCCTTCGGGACTCGCAAGGTAGTCGATCCGACTGGCGCGGGCGATTCGTTTGCTGGCGCCTTCTTTGGCTATCTTGACCAGCACGCTGACTGGCGCACGAACGAGGCGCTCAAGAATGCCCAGGTGCTTGGGACGGTTGTTGCCTCGTTCACGGTAGAGGCGTTCGGTGTTGACGGGCTTGTGGCGGCTG is a window encoding:
- a CDS encoding PfkB family carbohydrate kinase, encoding MSITVVGSVAFDAVETRAGRRDELLGGSATYFSIAASKFTDVNLVGVVGADFGQEQIDFLGRYSDVSGLVVAPGETFRWAGRYSDDMNDRETLATHLNVFADFSPQVPDKYRACETVFLANIDPDLQVEVLASLGPGERLVGLDTMNLWIDMKRDSLISALRQVDILTINEDELRQLLNEGNVWAAGPECLELGPAVVVCKRGEYGSILFTKNGAFVLPAFGTRKVVDPTGAGDSFAGAFFGYLDQHADWRTNEALKNAQVLGTVVASFTVEAFGVDGLVAADKRAIQSRREWLAKICCFPFDFEF